The genomic interval TTCAGCGCGGCCTGGAGGTCGCCCCGCACGGAGGGAAGTGACTCCTTCAGGTTCCACTGCGCTTGCTTCGCCAGGCTCGCCCGCCACCGGTCGTGCATGAGCCACTCGGCCGAGTTGACGGCGGCCTGTTGGGTCTCGATGGTGTAGTCGAGTTCATCCACCCAGAGCAGGTCGCGCTCCACGTCATACCGGGGTGTCCCGATGAGATAGAGGGTGCCCTGGATGTCCTCTTCGACATCGAGGCGCAGGACGACCTTGCTTCCGTTTCCGGACACCGAGGCCTTGTTGATCTTCACCCAGTGCTCCTTGTCGACGAAGGAGAAGCGCTGCCCCGCCAGGCGCTCATTCAGCACGCGGCTGGCCGCGTCGAAGTCGAGCCGGGCCTCGAGCACCACGTTGAACCCCTCGGCGGGCTGGGTGAGCTCCAGCGCGGGCAGGGGAGGTGGGTCCATGGGGGCCGGAGGCGCGATGGATGCGCGCAACACGGGCTCGGCCACCATGCCGACGGTGGCGCGCAGGTATCCGCCATCGACCCTCGGCTGAGATGCCCGGAAGGCCTTGGGGTTGAGCTGGAGCCAGAGTCCCTCGCGGACCTGGAGCGGGCGGTTCGCCTGGCGCCAGAGGGCCTCGGCGCGTGTCTTGAAGTTCAGGTGCTCCTGCACCTTCTCCAAGGTTCGCGCGAGCGCGGCGTCGATGCGAGGGTTGGAGACGTCCGCGAGCCGGCCATTGACGTTGTAGTTGACGACCGTGATGCGGCAATCGTCGATGCGGATGCCGCCGTTGACGGCCATGATGCCCAGCCGCCAGTCCGGGTTCAGGGCGAGGTCGGCGTGAACGGGGGCCCGGAACCCGGCGTCGCAGCTTCCACAGGGAACACACGCGCGGTTGTTGACCGAGTAGCAGCCTTGGACCCAGAGGTGGCCAGGGATGTCCATCAGGAGGCGGCTGCCCGCCCCCGTGAGCGACACCTCGCGTCGCTCGACCTTGTACTTGACGCAGGCATTGGGGGGCCGGCTCCATGCGTCCCACTCGGCCCAGCCCATGGGGATGGCTTGATTCGCCGCCACACGGAGCGACTCGAGTGGGACGGAGAAGGGGACCAGGAGGGTGGACGCTTCAATGGGGGGAACCTCGAACGCGGCCTCGGGCGCTGGGAGTGCGGGCTTGAGCTCGTCCGCGGAAGCAACTCCAGCCGTCACGGCGAGGCCGAGGAGCGAGGCCCACGACCAGGACCTCCCACGTCTCGACTTCCAGTGCCACGTCAGTCTCATGTGCGACCTCCCGGAAAGACAGCTCAGCAATTCGCGCGCCAGTTGTGTCGGGTGGGGGGCCACGGGTGAGAGGCATCGGTCCGGAGCGAGAGGGCGCTCCCCGCATGTCAAACAGCGTGGACGGAGCGTCTGGAGTTGTCTGGCCGATTGGACACCTGAAGCCCTTGGAAATTCATGGCCTCCTTCAGGGGCGGTTGGACCGCGCCTTGCTCATTGAATGAAGGACTGCGTTCCGCCGTCGTCCTTGCCCGCTTAATCAAGGAGCATGTATGCCATTGAGGCTTCTGCGCTGGGTGGCCCTGGTGATGGTTTCGGCCTGGATGCTCTCCTGCAATCATGCCCAGGCGGGCCAGGTCCCCGCTCCCTTGGCGGAGTGGACGGTGCTCGTCTTCATGAATGGCGACAACGACTTGGAGGACTTCGCCCTGCGGGACTTCGAGGAGATGGCCAGGGTGGGGAGCACCGAGGATGTGAGGCTCGTCGTGCAGCTCGACCGGGCGGGGCTTGCGGGCAGGGACCTCCCGAGGTGGAGCCAGACACTTCGCTTTCATGTCCAGCGGGGCATGAAACCCATCCTCGAATCCGCGAGCGAGGACCTGGGGGAGGTGAACATGGGCTCGCGGCGGGCGGTGGAGGAGTTCGTCACGTGGGGAATGGCTCGCTTTCCGGCCAGGCGCTATGCGCTCATCATCTGGGACCACGGTCAGGGCTACCGTCCGTTGGAGCCCGTGGCGGGGGAGGGTGTGCCTGTTCTGTCCGATGTGGGCCGGCCAAAGCCCGCTCCCCGGGTTGTCTTCCAGCGGAGCAGCAACGAGGCGCCGCACCGAAGCGTGTCCCACGACATGACGAACGAGGATGAGCTGTACAACGCGGAACTCGTCAGCGCGGTGAAAGCCGCGCTGGCCGCCACGGGAGAGAGCGCGAGACTCGAGCTGTTGGGGTTCGACGCTTGCTTGATGGCGATGGTCGAGACGGCCTACGCGTTTCGCGACCTCGCGCGGGTCATGGTGGGGAGCGAGGAGTTGGTGCCCGCCAATGGGTGGCAGTACGAGGACTGGGTTTCGCGGCTCGTCGCGGAACCTTCGATGGATGGGCCCGCCCTGGGCCGTCTCCTGGTGGATTCCTATCGGCGGCGCTACACGGAGCCTCCTGGAGAGTTGAATCCGGACGCGTCGACGACGTTGTCGGCCGTGGACCTGTCCGGGTTTGGCGAGGTCGCGCGGAGTGTATCGGCATTGGCGGAGGAGCTGCGGAGGGCGCTTCCCAAGGGGGCGGAGGGAATCCAGGCGGCGAGGCGGGAGTGCAGGAACTACGCGCCGAGGACGACGGGGGCCCGCGATGAGTTCTTTCACGTGGACTTCATCCACTTCTGCGAGCGGCTGTTGGCGAACGATGTGACGCCCGCGGTCAAGGCCGCGGCAAGCCTGGCGCTTCAACGCATGCGTGAAGCCGTGATTGCGAGCTACGCGGGCGCGGCGCGACAGGAGGGATTCGGCACGTCGGGGTTGGCCATCTACTTTCCGTCGGGTCGCGCGGACTACCGGAGAGACCGGTACGTGCGCCATGGGTACGAGAAGGAGAACACCTATCACCCGGTGACGTTCGTCCAGGACCACCAGTGGGTGGATTTCCTCCACGCATACTTCGAGGTCTCACCATGAGGAGTTGGAGGCCATGGAGCCGCAGATGGCTGTTGTTGGTGGTGTTGGGATTCTCGGCGCATGCCCAAGAGCTGCGCGCGGCTGGAGTCCGCCATGCGCTGGTCATCGATACCCGGGGCGATGGCCAGCGGCCGATTCCCAGTGCCCAGAATGACGCTGAAAAGATGGCGGAGCTGCTCGAGCGGCTGGATTTTCGGGTGACACATCTGCCCAAGGCGAGGTTGACCTCGCTGCGCGCGGCGGTCGCGAAGCTCGCGTCGGGTCTCCAGGGACAGGACGTGGTGCTGGTCTATTTCAGCGGCCATGGGGCGCAGTATCTGGGGGAGAACTATCTGGTTCCATTCGACGCGGAGGTGGCGACGCCTCAAGACATCCCGAAGCAGGCTTATGCCTTGCGTGAGTTGTTCGTGGCGTTGAGAGCACACGTGGGGCCCAAGATTGTCTTGCTCGATGCCTGCAGGAGTCCGCCGCGGTTTTCGCGAGCGGTCACGGACGCGTTGGTGCCGGGGTTCGCGGACAGCCCGGCCGCGTGGCCTGATACTGTCATTGGTTTCGCGACGACGCCGGGAGAGTGGGCGGAGAGCGGGTCCTCGGATGGGCACTCTCCGTACACCACGGCGTTGTTGAAGTTCCTCCCGATTCCCGGCGTGAGGTTCGCGGACATCTTGATGCGGGTGCGCATCAACGTCGCGGCGAATACGCAGGACAGACAGGTTCCGTGGGAGAACGGCTCGGCGCGGGCTCACTTCTATTTCCGCCCGGCGGCGACGGCGACCTTCCAGTTCGAGGAGGCGGACGACGACGCCCTGGTGATGCTCAACGGACGGATTGTCTCCTCGTGGCTGCGCTACGGCCGCGAGCCCCAGGTGTTGGACCTGGTGGCGGGGGCCAATCCCTTCACGGTCTTTGTCTACAACGACAAGACGGTGGGAGGTGGCGTGCTCATTCTCGGGGGGAAGCAGCCCCAGGGCTGGAGGTTCGGGCTCACCATCTCCACGGCACAAGGGGGGCGCCGAGTCTTTCAGGGGCGCGAGGACATCCTCGTTCGAGAGGGCCCACGGCACGGGAAGATGTTCGAGGTGGTGCGCGGGGTCCTTCATGTCGACGAGGGAACGGGCCGGGTGTCGATGGTGGATGTGAAGGAGCGCGAATGGGAGCCGTGAGAACGAGCGGATTCATGCTGCTGCTGTGGGGGGCGCTGATGTCGTGTGCGGCCACGGCGAGAGGCGCTGCGCCAGCGGGGATGTCGGACGCTGGGAGCGAGTCGTCGTATCTGACGATTCCTCTCGCTGTTCCGGGGGACGGGTTGGGAGACACGGCGCTGGCGCGTCTGGCCCGCGAGGCCATGCGGAGGTGGGAGGTGTTGCGGGACGCCGTTGTGGTGGGCAAGGGCGTGTGGCTGGTCTGGAACGTGGGGGCGTTCGCGCTCGGGCCCGTGCGCGAGAGTGGCTCTCAGGTGGTCGGGTCTGCGCGCTATCAGGTGCGGCCGGAGATCGTGTTCACCGAGCCGAAGGCAAAGCGAGAGGAGAAGGCGCCGGCTCCTCTTCGCCTGAAATCCGAGCCGGGGATGAGCATGCTCTTCGTCTCTTCTGTCTTCCCGCTGAAGGTCGCGGAGTTGCTCTTGGCGAACTACATGGCGGGCCAGCGGTTCGAGTTCACGCGTGGCTACGTTTCGCGTGTCTCGAAGGTCCGTCTTGTGGCCAGAGGGGATGACGTGATGCTCTGCATCACGCTGGACGGAGAGATTCCCGGGGTCGTCGAAATCACGGGCAGATTGCGTTACTCGCAGGAGGACGAGCAGCTCTACCTTGGTTCTCCGACCGTTGCCTATCAGGGGCCGACGGTGCTCCCGCCTCGCGCCATCATGGCGCTGCGGGAGCGGTTGAGCAGCGGGCCCTTCTGGAAGCTTTCGACGGACCTTGGGTACACGGCGCAGAAGATTGAAGAGACGTTGAGTCAGGGGTTGGGGGAAGGCTTCGAGGTGAGGCTGTCGTCGGTTCGTCTCCAGGATGTGACGGTGAATGGGGACGCGTTCACGATTGAGGGACGCACCTCGGGACACGTCACGCGGCGGTGAGTGTCCCGAGGGACAGGCGTCAGCGGACCTCGAGCTCGTAGAGACGCGTGGCGGGGTCGCCGTTCTGGGTTGGCGTGGTCACCTCGAGCCGGATGTAGCGCGCGGATGTCGGGGACACTGGGTGGGTGGAGACGTTGGCGGTGTTGTTCGTCACCGAAACCGGCGTGCTCCAGGTGGTGCCATTGGTCGAGACCTGGAGGGTGAAAGCCCGGGTGTTCCAGGTCGCCGATTCACCTCCGTCGCCTGCGTGCCGGAGTGTGAAACTGCTGACCGTCTGCGCGGAGCCCAGGTCGATCTGCATCCATGCGGGTGAGACGAGTGAGCAGAACTTGTCGGTGGTGCCGCCCGAGACGCTTCCGTTGACTGCTTTGGCCGCTGACTCGTTGCTGTTGCAGGGCGTCGAGCTGGTGGTGGGCTTGTTCAGCGCCAGGTTGACGTTGCCCGCGCCGACGGACACGGTCTGCGTCTTGGTGTTGCTTGCGCCGCCGTTGTCAGTGACGGTCAGGGAGACGGCATAGTTGCCGGCGGTGGCGTAGGTCCGCGAAGGATTGGTCGCGGTGGAGGTGGTGCTGTCTCCGAAGTTCCACTGGCGTGAGGAGATGGTGCCATCCGGGTCGGTGGACGAGTCGGTGAAGGTGGCGGTGAGGCTGCTGACGGAGACGCTGAAGTTGGCCACCGGAGGGGTGTTGCCGCTGACGGCGGTGTTGATGGCCGCCGCGTACTGCGCTGACGTTCCCTGGGCGGAGCACTTCTGGATGTCGTCGTAGAGCCACATGAAGCCGCCACGGATGCCCGCGGTGGTCTTCCAGTTGGTCATCCGGCTCTGGACGGTGGCAGGGCTGTCGCCGGAGGCGCAGTTGGTGCCGTTCTTGGACCAGAGGCCCGGGTCGACGGTCATCCCCATCGCCGTGTTCCAGGTCGCCGGGTTGTTGCCGGCACCGCCCGCGTAGACTTGCAGGTAGATGGCGTCGACAGCGGCGCCGAGGTTGTTGCGGAGGTTCCGCCAGAACGTCTGCTGGGTGTAGGGCGCGAAGGTGATTTTGTAGCCCTGTCCGATGAGCATCTGGCCGAACGTGGTGGTGGGGGCCAGGTCGTAGGCGCTCTCGTCGTCGAAGTTCACGGCGTCGGCGCCGGTGGCGTTCTTCAGCGCCTGGAAGTTCCGGTAGAGGATGCTGTTGCTGCCGGTGCCACAGACGATGGTGGAGCCACAGCCGGCGGCGGTGCCGTTGACGAGCCGGGCCATGCGCTCGAAGTCGGGCACGCTCCAGGCGCCGATGGAGACCTCGATGCGCCGGACGGAGGTGGGCGCGGTCTTGAGCGTGGCGAGGCGCGTGGGCCAGGCGGCATCACCGATATAGGCGCCATTCTTGACGACAGGGATGTCGTTGTAGACGAGGTCACCGTTGTCCTCGATGTGGAAGCTCCAGAGAATCACGGTGGTGAAGCCCGAGGCGCGGAGGTCTTCCATGACAGCGGTGCCGCCGGAGTAGAACGGGCCGCCGCCGTAGATGGCCGAGTTCGCGAGGACGCGAGGGGAGGCGAGGGTGATGGCGAGTGCCGCGAATGCGGACCCCAAGCGGATGGGAAGGCTTGAGATGGATTGATGGGATAGAGGCATTGGAACGCTCCAGGGTGTGATGAACAGCGATGCAAGGCTTCGTGTGAGCGCGAATGGCATGGGCGCATACGCCCACGGGCTCTGGTCGCCAGCAATGGCGACGGCGGAACAGTTGGAGGGGCGATTCACCCTGTCAATTTTCCGTCGGACGGGAGTCGGGCTGAAGCGTTCAATCGCAGACGACTGGAGGGGCTCGGGGTGTGGGGATTGGAGCAGAGTGCTGCGACGCGGGTCCTATCCCTCGAGGGGACCTTCTCTGCGAGAGAGGGAGACCCGGTGTTTCGCTTGGGGCGAGGCGCCACCGTCACAACCTTGAGGCTGACTTTGAAGATCCCTGATTCGCGCAGCTCAATCCTCGTAGCATTCGCCGTTTCCGCGCTGGTGTTCCCCTTGGCAGCACGAGCCGGGTCATGGCCCGCCGGCAAGAAAGCGGAGTATGTGCAGCAGTGCAAA from Myxococcus stipitatus carries:
- a CDS encoding DUF4403 family protein yields the protein MRLTWHWKSRRGRSWSWASLLGLAVTAGVASADELKPALPAPEAAFEVPPIEASTLLVPFSVPLESLRVAANQAIPMGWAEWDAWSRPPNACVKYKVERREVSLTGAGSRLLMDIPGHLWVQGCYSVNNRACVPCGSCDAGFRAPVHADLALNPDWRLGIMAVNGGIRIDDCRITVVNYNVNGRLADVSNPRIDAALARTLEKVQEHLNFKTRAEALWRQANRPLQVREGLWLQLNPKAFRASQPRVDGGYLRATVGMVAEPVLRASIAPPAPMDPPPLPALELTQPAEGFNVVLEARLDFDAASRVLNERLAGQRFSFVDKEHWVKINKASVSGNGSKVVLRLDVEEDIQGTLYLIGTPRYDVERDLLWVDELDYTIETQQAAVNSAEWLMHDRWRASLAKQAQWNLKESLPSVRGDLQAALNKKYGDVMLSGELESLRVSSIFTTSTQCIVRAVARGGVRASHVP
- a CDS encoding clostripain-related cysteine peptidase — its product is MPLRLLRWVALVMVSAWMLSCNHAQAGQVPAPLAEWTVLVFMNGDNDLEDFALRDFEEMARVGSTEDVRLVVQLDRAGLAGRDLPRWSQTLRFHVQRGMKPILESASEDLGEVNMGSRRAVEEFVTWGMARFPARRYALIIWDHGQGYRPLEPVAGEGVPVLSDVGRPKPAPRVVFQRSSNEAPHRSVSHDMTNEDELYNAELVSAVKAALAATGESARLELLGFDACLMAMVETAYAFRDLARVMVGSEELVPANGWQYEDWVSRLVAEPSMDGPALGRLLVDSYRRRYTEPPGELNPDASTTLSAVDLSGFGEVARSVSALAEELRRALPKGAEGIQAARRECRNYAPRTTGARDEFFHVDFIHFCERLLANDVTPAVKAAASLALQRMREAVIASYAGAARQEGFGTSGLAIYFPSGRADYRRDRYVRHGYEKENTYHPVTFVQDHQWVDFLHAYFEVSP
- a CDS encoding caspase family protein, which codes for MRSWRPWSRRWLLLVVLGFSAHAQELRAAGVRHALVIDTRGDGQRPIPSAQNDAEKMAELLERLDFRVTHLPKARLTSLRAAVAKLASGLQGQDVVLVYFSGHGAQYLGENYLVPFDAEVATPQDIPKQAYALRELFVALRAHVGPKIVLLDACRSPPRFSRAVTDALVPGFADSPAAWPDTVIGFATTPGEWAESGSSDGHSPYTTALLKFLPIPGVRFADILMRVRINVAANTQDRQVPWENGSARAHFYFRPAATATFQFEEADDDALVMLNGRIVSSWLRYGREPQVLDLVAGANPFTVFVYNDKTVGGGVLILGGKQPQGWRFGLTISTAQGGRRVFQGREDILVREGPRHGKMFEVVRGVLHVDEGTGRVSMVDVKEREWEP
- a CDS encoding DUF4403 family protein, which encodes MLLLWGALMSCAATARGAAPAGMSDAGSESSYLTIPLAVPGDGLGDTALARLAREAMRRWEVLRDAVVVGKGVWLVWNVGAFALGPVRESGSQVVGSARYQVRPEIVFTEPKAKREEKAPAPLRLKSEPGMSMLFVSSVFPLKVAELLLANYMAGQRFEFTRGYVSRVSKVRLVARGDDVMLCITLDGEIPGVVEITGRLRYSQEDEQLYLGSPTVAYQGPTVLPPRAIMALRERLSSGPFWKLSTDLGYTAQKIEETLSQGLGEGFEVRLSSVRLQDVTVNGDAFTIEGRTSGHVTRR
- a CDS encoding PKD domain-containing protein — encoded protein: MPLSHQSISSLPIRLGSAFAALAITLASPRVLANSAIYGGGPFYSGGTAVMEDLRASGFTTVILWSFHIEDNGDLVYNDIPVVKNGAYIGDAAWPTRLATLKTAPTSVRRIEVSIGAWSVPDFERMARLVNGTAAGCGSTIVCGTGSNSILYRNFQALKNATGADAVNFDDESAYDLAPTTTFGQMLIGQGYKITFAPYTQQTFWRNLRNNLGAAVDAIYLQVYAGGAGNNPATWNTAMGMTVDPGLWSKNGTNCASGDSPATVQSRMTNWKTTAGIRGGFMWLYDDIQKCSAQGTSAQYAAAINTAVSGNTPPVANFSVSVSSLTATFTDSSTDPDGTISSRQWNFGDSTTSTATNPSRTYATAGNYAVSLTVTDNGGASNTKTQTVSVGAGNVNLALNKPTTSSTPCNSNESAAKAVNGSVSGGTTDKFCSLVSPAWMQIDLGSAQTVSSFTLRHAGDGGESATWNTRAFTLQVSTNGTTWSTPVSVTNNTANVSTHPVSPTSARYIRLEVTTPTQNGDPATRLYELEVR